One region of Chloroflexota bacterium genomic DNA includes:
- a CDS encoding ABC transporter ATP-binding protein, with the protein MSSRGSDTRNGTLVELRGVTKTFQGAANAFTALKQIDLRVNQGEFVAVVGKSGSGKSTLLNLLAGIDRPTAGEIMVGSTAVHALNQDQIALWRGRNVGVVFQFFQLLPTLTVIENVILPMDFCNTFPARERYARARQLLEQVGVAEQANKLPATLSGGEQQRAAIARALANDPAIILADEPTGNLDSRTADAVFQLFKDFVAAGKTVVMVTHERDIARWVTRTVALADGAIVNGALAKSPEVSHG; encoded by the coding sequence ATGTCTAGCCGAGGGTCGGACACGCGCAACGGTACGCTCGTTGAGTTGCGCGGCGTGACCAAAACATTCCAGGGCGCGGCGAACGCGTTCACCGCGCTCAAGCAAATTGACCTGCGGGTGAACCAGGGCGAATTCGTCGCCGTTGTCGGCAAATCCGGCAGCGGCAAGTCCACGTTGCTCAATCTGCTCGCGGGGATTGATCGCCCGACGGCGGGTGAGATCATGGTTGGCAGCACCGCGGTGCACGCGTTGAACCAGGATCAAATCGCGCTGTGGCGTGGGCGCAACGTCGGTGTCGTCTTTCAGTTCTTTCAACTCTTGCCCACGCTGACGGTGATCGAAAACGTCATACTGCCGATGGATTTCTGCAACACGTTTCCGGCGCGCGAACGCTACGCGCGCGCGCGGCAACTGCTCGAACAGGTCGGCGTCGCGGAGCAGGCGAACAAATTGCCGGCGACGCTTTCGGGCGGCGAGCAACAACGCGCCGCGATTGCGCGCGCGTTGGCAAACGACCCGGCGATCATCCTCGCCGATGAACCGACCGGCAATCTCGATTCACGCACCGCGGACGCGGTGTTTCAACTATTCAAAGATTTCGTCGCGGCGGGCAAAACGGTGGTGATGGTGACACACGAACGCGATATCGCGCGCTGGGTCACGCGTACTGTCGCGCTCGCCGACGGCGCAATCGTCAACGGCGCGCTTGCGAAATCGCCGGAGGTGTCTCATGGCTAA
- a CDS encoding TetR/AcrR family transcriptional regulator, translated as MKKAKVDRRVQRTRHLLDDALMELILEKGYEAVTVQDILDRANLGRSTFYAHYRDKDELLFSGFERLRESLEARRTLTAPKKGVASAEVFDPSLAFFRHAGEQHRLYKAMVGKKSGEMVLQHLHKYLRGVIREHLLANVVDEKRLAVPLDILVEFGVSSFLALLVWWLEHKMPYSPDEMDAMFKRLTMPGFEAAMSEATSARR; from the coding sequence ATGAAAAAGGCAAAAGTGGATCGGCGGGTTCAGCGGACGCGCCATCTATTGGACGACGCGCTGATGGAATTGATTTTGGAAAAGGGGTACGAAGCGGTCACGGTGCAGGATATTCTCGACCGCGCGAACCTGGGACGCTCGACGTTTTACGCGCACTATCGCGACAAGGATGAGTTGTTGTTCAGTGGATTCGAGCGATTGCGCGAATCCTTGGAAGCGCGCCGAACACTGACCGCGCCGAAAAAGGGCGTCGCGTCCGCCGAGGTGTTCGATCCGAGTCTGGCATTTTTCCGGCACGCGGGCGAACAGCATCGTCTTTACAAAGCGATGGTGGGGAAGAAGAGTGGGGAGATGGTTCTCCAGCATCTGCACAAGTATCTGCGCGGCGTGATTCGCGAGCATTTGTTGGCAAACGTGGTGGACGAAAAACGCCTCGCCGTGCCGCTGGACATCCTGGTCGAGTTTGGCGTCAGTTCGTTCCTCGCGCTGTTGGTGTGGTGGTTGGAACACAAGATGCCGTATTCGCCAGATGAAATGGATGCGATGTTCAAACGCTTGACGATGCCTGGCTTTGAAGCCGCGATGAGCGAGGCAACCTCGGCACGCCGTTGA
- a CDS encoding LacI family DNA-binding transcriptional regulator, translating into MSLRQVSSIDVARVAGVSQSTVSRVFSDSNAVTLKTRDKVLQVARKLGYKPNAIARSLSRQRTDIVGIVMADMTNPFIPILLEQLTQRLQSTGRHVLLFNVTADREVDDALPFLLQYQVDAIIITSATISSEMANECARRGTPVILVNRYVPGANASAVSCDNVAGGRLVADLFLDARHTRLAYVAGWQNTSTNLDREKGFGDRLRERNQIAWLRELGEYTYDSGYAAARRLLQRDDPPDAIFCANDSMAMGALDAARELRIRVPEQLSIIGFDNIPAASWQPYSLTTIQQPIDQMVDRTLELLDARIGGADIAPAQHLIPGTLIRRQSARLALEQNSI; encoded by the coding sequence ATGTCTCTCCGGCAAGTCTCGTCCATTGATGTCGCACGCGTGGCGGGGGTTTCTCAATCTACGGTCTCGCGCGTGTTCAGCGATAGCAATGCCGTCACTCTGAAAACCAGAGACAAGGTTTTGCAGGTCGCGCGCAAGTTGGGCTACAAACCGAACGCCATCGCGCGCAGTTTGAGTCGGCAACGCACCGACATCGTGGGGATTGTGATGGCGGATATGACCAATCCATTCATACCCATCCTGTTGGAGCAACTGACGCAACGCTTGCAGTCCACCGGCAGACACGTGCTCTTGTTCAACGTGACGGCGGATCGCGAGGTGGACGATGCGCTGCCGTTTCTACTCCAGTATCAGGTGGACGCGATCATCATCACGTCGGCGACGATCTCGTCGGAAATGGCAAACGAGTGCGCGCGACGCGGCACGCCGGTGATCTTGGTCAATCGGTACGTGCCAGGAGCGAACGCGAGCGCAGTGAGTTGTGATAATGTCGCGGGCGGACGCCTGGTCGCCGATCTTTTCTTGGATGCCCGGCATACGCGGCTTGCCTACGTCGCCGGCTGGCAAAACACTTCGACCAACCTGGATCGCGAAAAAGGTTTTGGCGACCGACTGCGCGAGCGCAATCAAATCGCATGGTTGCGCGAGCTGGGCGAGTACACGTACGATTCGGGCTATGCCGCCGCGCGGCGATTGTTGCAACGCGATGATCCTCCTGACGCGATCTTTTGCGCGAACGATAGCATGGCGATGGGTGCGCTCGATGCCGCGCGTGAACTGAGGATAAGGGTCCCCGAACAACTTTCGATCATCGGTTTCGATAATATCCCGGCGGCAAGCTGGCAACCCTACTCGCTTACGACGATCCAACAACCGATTGATCAAATGGTTGACCGCACGCTTGAATTGCTCGACGCGCGCATTGGCGGCGCAGACATCGCGCCGGCGCAACACCTGATACCTGGGACACTGATCCGGCGACAATCCGCGCGGCTTGCGTTGGAACAGAATTCAATCTGA
- a CDS encoding aldo/keto reductase, whose product MEYRILGQTGVRVSCLCMGTMSFGGDADEQTSAAMFKRCREAGINFFDTANVYNQGRSEDILGRLLAGCRDEIVLSSKVRSAVGDDVNAQGLSRRHITQAVEASLRRLKTDRLDLYFAHSFDSLTPIEESLRAMDDLVHQGKILYPAVSNWSAWQIAKALGISAKEMLARFECIQPMYNLVKRQAEVEILPLAESEQMGVIAYSPLGAGLLTGKYDTMHKPEQGRVVNNRKYAQRYSPPEYYAIAERVTAHAQEHGIAPATLAVAWVMAHPAVTAPIIGARNVAQLEASLAAREVKMTPEWRAEISALSIEPPPATDRLEIRFDH is encoded by the coding sequence ATGGAGTATCGCATACTAGGACAAACCGGCGTACGCGTGTCTTGCTTGTGCATGGGCACGATGTCGTTTGGCGGCGACGCGGACGAGCAAACCTCGGCGGCGATGTTCAAACGTTGCCGCGAGGCGGGTATCAACTTTTTCGACACGGCGAATGTCTACAACCAAGGACGCTCGGAAGACATTCTCGGCAGGTTGCTCGCCGGTTGTCGCGATGAAATCGTGCTCTCGTCCAAAGTTCGCAGTGCGGTCGGCGACGATGTGAACGCGCAGGGCTTGTCGCGTCGCCACATCACGCAAGCGGTCGAAGCGAGTCTGCGTCGTCTCAAGACGGATCGCTTGGATTTGTACTTTGCCCATAGCTTTGATTCACTAACACCCATCGAAGAATCCTTGCGCGCGATGGACGACCTGGTGCATCAAGGAAAAATTCTCTATCCCGCAGTGAGCAACTGGTCGGCATGGCAGATCGCCAAGGCGCTGGGCATCTCCGCGAAAGAAATGCTCGCGCGCTTTGAATGCATCCAGCCCATGTACAACCTGGTCAAGCGCCAAGCCGAAGTCGAGATCCTGCCGCTCGCCGAGTCGGAGCAAATGGGCGTCATCGCGTACAGCCCACTCGGGGCTGGCTTGCTCACTGGGAAATACGACACAATGCACAAACCGGAACAGGGGCGCGTGGTCAACAATCGTAAATATGCCCAACGCTACAGTCCGCCGGAGTACTATGCGATTGCCGAGCGCGTGACTGCTCACGCGCAAGAACACGGTATCGCGCCGGCGACGCTCGCGGTCGCCTGGGTCATGGCGCATCCTGCTGTCACTGCGCCGATCATCGGCGCGCGAAACGTGGCGCAATTAGAAGCTTCGCTTGCCGCGCGCGAGGTCAAGATGACGCCCGAATGGCGCGCCGAAATTTCGGCGTTGTCCATTGAGCCGCCGCCCGCGACGGACCGGCTAGAGATTCGGTTCGATCATTGA
- a CDS encoding MBL fold metallo-hydrolase has protein sequence MSNLEIQWLGQAGFIYRFPQGIVVCIDPYLSYATSSGKTRERLMPVVVPPSQVCADIVVTTHDHTDHFDEHTLRPMAEQSETIFVGPSSCREHWRAMEMPAWRFVRLDRGESLDIAGIKLTALYAEHDSRDKRDAIGVLLEADGLRIYQVGDSEYAEPLLQAARDLRPDLLVVPFNGRFGNMNAREAALFTQAVQPRAVIPMHYGMFRNNNAHPQDFVDACRELRLATRVIIVKAGIRFQF, from the coding sequence ATGTCAAATCTCGAAATCCAATGGCTGGGTCAAGCCGGCTTTATCTATCGCTTTCCCCAAGGTATCGTCGTTTGCATTGATCCCTATCTTTCGTATGCCACGTCGAGCGGCAAGACGCGGGAACGATTGATGCCTGTCGTCGTACCGCCGTCCCAGGTGTGCGCCGACATCGTCGTCACCACGCACGATCACACCGATCACTTTGACGAACACACGTTGCGTCCAATGGCAGAGCAATCCGAAACGATATTCGTCGGACCGTCGTCGTGCCGCGAGCATTGGCGCGCGATGGAAATGCCGGCGTGGCGCTTTGTGCGTTTGGATCGCGGCGAGTCGTTGGACATTGCCGGTATCAAGCTGACCGCGTTGTACGCGGAGCATGATTCGCGCGACAAACGCGATGCGATTGGCGTTCTATTGGAAGCCGATGGCTTGAGAATCTACCAGGTCGGCGACTCGGAGTACGCCGAGCCGTTGCTGCAAGCCGCGCGCGATTTGCGTCCCGATCTGTTGGTGGTTCCGTTCAATGGTCGTTTCGGTAACATGAATGCGCGCGAGGCAGCGTTGTTCACCCAGGCAGTGCAACCCCGCGCCGTGATCCCAATGCACTATGGCATGTTTCGCAACAACAATGCCCATCCCCAGGATTTTGTAGATGCGTGTCGCGAGTTACGGTTGGCGACGCGCGTCATTATCGTGAAAGCCGGCATTCGTTTTCAATTTTGA
- a CDS encoding Gfo/Idh/MocA family oxidoreductase, which produces MTTKKRYAQVGVGHRSLMYSEAAVERFRDTSDLVALGDTNEGRLRLRADWVRERGVAVKTYPADQFERMIAETKPDVVIVTTMDSTHDAYICRAMELGCDVITEKPMTTDEVKCQRILDTQKKTGRKCTVAFNYRYAMPRTQVKELLMSGVIGNVVAVDFHWLLDTRHGADYFRRWHRNKRNSGGLLVHKATHHFDLVNWWLSTVPQTVYATGARNFYRPATAERYGLTYRGERCHGCLEASRCPFYLDLEEYPDLKSIYLDNEKFDEYYRDRCVFSDQIDIEDTIHVNVGYRNGALMSYSLHSFMPWEGYVVAFNGTQGRLEHSCQESVYISGDGSMPGELISEGTKIKVFPHFQSGYEVEIRQTSGGHGGADPLLLKDLFDPDSSQDAFKRAADQRAGAWSILTGIAANHSIARGARIQVDDLVRSLDEPDYTPMPDPCEPIDSLLLKRSTASRVKS; this is translated from the coding sequence ATGACAACAAAGAAACGGTACGCGCAGGTAGGTGTCGGACATCGTTCATTGATGTACTCCGAAGCCGCCGTCGAACGCTTTCGCGATACCAGCGATTTGGTTGCACTGGGCGATACGAACGAGGGACGTTTGCGCTTGCGCGCTGATTGGGTGCGCGAGCGCGGCGTTGCGGTCAAGACCTATCCGGCGGACCAGTTCGAGCGGATGATTGCAGAGACCAAGCCGGACGTGGTGATCGTGACGACGATGGACTCGACGCACGACGCGTACATTTGCCGCGCGATGGAACTGGGTTGCGATGTCATCACCGAAAAGCCGATGACGACGGACGAAGTGAAATGCCAACGCATCCTGGATACGCAGAAAAAGACCGGGCGCAAGTGCACGGTCGCTTTCAACTATCGCTATGCCATGCCGCGCACCCAGGTCAAGGAACTGTTGATGTCGGGAGTGATCGGCAACGTGGTCGCGGTTGATTTTCATTGGTTGCTTGACACGCGTCACGGCGCAGACTATTTCCGGCGCTGGCATCGCAACAAGCGCAACTCGGGCGGCTTGCTCGTGCACAAGGCGACGCATCATTTCGACCTGGTGAACTGGTGGTTATCTACGGTGCCGCAGACGGTCTATGCGACCGGCGCGCGCAATTTCTATCGCCCCGCAACCGCCGAGCGATATGGTTTGACCTACCGCGGCGAACGTTGTCACGGCTGTCTTGAAGCATCCAGGTGTCCGTTCTATTTAGATTTGGAAGAGTATCCTGATCTCAAGAGCATATACCTCGATAATGAAAAGTTCGATGAGTACTATCGCGACCGCTGTGTGTTCAGCGACCAGATTGACATCGAAGATACGATCCACGTCAACGTGGGCTATCGCAATGGCGCGCTGATGAGTTATTCGCTCCACTCGTTTATGCCCTGGGAAGGATACGTCGTCGCGTTCAACGGCACCCAGGGACGCCTCGAACATTCCTGCCAAGAAAGTGTCTACATCAGCGGCGACGGCTCGATGCCCGGCGAATTGATTTCTGAAGGAACCAAGATCAAGGTGTTCCCGCATTTTCAATCCGGCTACGAAGTCGAAATTCGCCAGACTAGTGGCGGGCATGGCGGAGCCGATCCGCTCCTCTTGAAAGACCTCTTCGATCCGGATTCATCCCAGGACGCGTTCAAGCGCGCGGCGGATCAACGCGCCGGCGCGTGGTCAATCCTGACCGGCATCGCCGCCAACCATTCGATTGCGCGCGGCGCGCGTATCCAGGTTGATGATCTCGTGCGGAGTCTGGACGAGCCGGACTATACGCCGATGCCGGATCCATGCGAGCCGATTGATTCTCTGCTACTCAAACGTTCGACCGCATCGCGAGTCAAGTCATAA
- a CDS encoding aldo/keto reductase has translation MEKRNLGRTGFAVTTLGYGAMELRHLNEPDAARVLNALLDGGVNYIDTSPDYGVSEDYIGNVIAHRRHEFYLASKCGCNIDSAGQTQEPRHIWNRPQILKNIENSLRRLKTDHLDVWQLHGPKPEELIGGKGGEIIETMIELKQQGKVRAVGISFMNGRQGDELYPDGYGFKYLREFAAWGVFDIMQIVYGGLARKSETLIAQAAEQGIGMVVRGVVKKYHDNYAALFAQAKLNELCTDNESMDGFLIQFALNHPGMSTMIIGTKNPDHLNANIAAASKGKLPDATYTEAKRRLDAIGVTPGK, from the coding sequence GAGAAAAGGAACCTGGGTCGGACCGGTTTCGCAGTGACGACGCTGGGGTACGGCGCGATGGAATTGCGACACTTGAATGAACCAGACGCGGCGCGTGTGCTCAATGCGTTGCTTGACGGCGGAGTCAATTACATTGACACGTCGCCGGATTATGGCGTCAGCGAAGATTACATCGGCAACGTCATCGCGCATCGCCGTCATGAGTTCTATCTGGCGAGCAAGTGCGGCTGTAATATTGATTCGGCGGGACAGACGCAAGAGCCACGGCATATCTGGAATCGTCCACAAATACTAAAGAATATCGAAAACAGTTTGAGACGACTCAAGACCGATCACTTGGATGTGTGGCAACTTCACGGACCCAAACCCGAAGAGTTGATCGGCGGCAAGGGCGGCGAGATCATCGAGACGATGATCGAGTTGAAACAGCAAGGCAAGGTTCGCGCCGTCGGCATCAGTTTTATGAACGGCCGGCAGGGCGACGAGTTGTACCCAGACGGCTATGGCTTCAAGTACCTGCGTGAATTCGCAGCGTGGGGCGTTTTCGACATCATGCAGATCGTCTATGGCGGGCTTGCGCGGAAAAGCGAAACGCTCATCGCGCAAGCCGCCGAACAAGGCATCGGTATGGTTGTGCGCGGCGTCGTGAAAAAGTACCACGATAATTATGCCGCGTTGTTCGCTCAGGCGAAACTGAACGAATTGTGCACGGACAATGAAAGCATGGACGGTTTTCTCATTCAGTTTGCGTTGAATCATCCCGGCATGAGCACGATGATTATTGGAACCAAAAATCCGGATCATCTGAACGCAAACATTGCTGCCGCTTCTAAAGGCAAACTACCCGACGCGACCTACACGGAAGCGAAGCGACGGCTTGATGCAATCGGCGTCACGCCGGGCAAGTAA